The following coding sequences are from one Panicum hallii strain FIL2 chromosome 5, PHallii_v3.1, whole genome shotgun sequence window:
- the LOC112892584 gene encoding L10-interacting MYB domain-containing protein-like, translating to MGEKAVWDNATLKHFIDICKEELILGNRPNGCFTRIGWKNLEDKLFARAGLKLVRSQLKNKLDNMKKDYTVFMELKNAATGLGWDDANQTVECSSTWWDEHLARCNNPERGIKCVHVKFRKRGPKYLDDLHLLFENMEDGCEYGRAG from the exons ATGGGTGAAAAGGCGGTGTGGGATAATGCCACTTTGAAGCACTTCATTGATATCTGCAAGGAGGAGCTTATTCTTGGGAATAGACCAAATGGTTGTTTTACTAGAATTGGTTGGAAGAACCTTGAGGATAAACTTTTTGCAAGAGCCGGGTTGAAACTAGTGAGGTCACAATTGAAGAACAAATTGGACAACATGAAAAAAGATTACACCGTGTTTATGGAACTGAAAAATGCTGCCACTGGGCTTGGATGGGATGATGCGAATCAAACTGTTGAGTGCTCTAGCACGTGGTGGGATGAACATCTTGCG CGATGCAACAACCCAGAGAGAGGTATCAAGTGTGTCCATGTCAAGTTTCGAAAGAGGGGGCCGAAGTACCTTGATGATTTACATCTGCTGTTTGAGAATATGGAAGATGGATGCGAATATGGAAGAGCTGGCTAG